One segment of Rosa chinensis cultivar Old Blush chromosome 6, RchiOBHm-V2, whole genome shotgun sequence DNA contains the following:
- the LOC112172388 gene encoding uncharacterized protein LOC112172388, with translation MEEEPQPVQTNGQGGGGDEFYEEIEAPKFVDFTTPDHFCPDDRYWFCMRVGCDQKHEEELDSEAIYKNFVLRVMAARSPNVKLRKALNRKSPSLKCPLTAPAKSSKPRVSRLALISSISHKIVDAKDKARPLHTKITATTPNVKAKQPSSVAKALTTPRNRKPISNPDTFRSVRNSKAKNVVVPKNRVVAKALVFTCKFLYLHVTDGDFN, from the exons ATGGAAGAAGAACCTCAGCCCGTTCAGACCAACGGCCAGGGAGGAGGCGGGGACGAGTTCTACGAGGAGATCGAGGCGCCCAAGTTCGTAGACTTCACCACACCAGATCACTTCTGTCCCGACGACCGTTATTGGTTCTGCATGCGCGTCG GGTGTGATCAGAAgcatgaagaagaattagacTCTGAAGCAATATACAAAAACTTTGTTCTTAGG GTTATGGCAGCAAGAAGTCCGAATGTTAAACTTCGAAAAGCACTAAACAGAAAGTCACCAAG TTTGAAATGCCCACTTACGGCTCCTGCAAAATCTTCTAAGCCTAGAGTTTCAAGGTTGGCCCTGATTTCTTCAATCTCTCATAAGATAGTTGATGCCAAAGATAAGGCCAGACCTCTCCATACTAAGATCACTGCAACAACCCCAAATGTTAAGGCAAAGCAACCATCTTCTGTAGCCAAAGCTCTCACTACTCCAAGGAATAGAAAACCCATCTCAAATCCAGATACATTTCGAAGTGTTAGGAACTCCAAAGCCAAAAATGTTGTGGTGCCAAAGAATAGGGTCGTGGCCAAAGCTTTGGTCTTTACATGTAAATTTTTATATTTACATGTAACTGATGGAGATTTCAATTGA